Genomic window (Rathayibacter sp. VKM Ac-2760):
GATCACCCCCGACCAGAAGAAGTCGTAGAACTCCGGGATCAGAATGACCGCGGGGACGTCACCTTCTTCCGCAGCGATGTTCACAGCGGTGCTGAACACGACTACGCCGCGAAGATGAAGTAGGTGGCGAGACCGATGAGCGCGAGCACCTCGGTGAACGCGATGCCGAGGAACATCGTGGTCTGGAGGCGGCCGGCCATCTCGGGCTGGCGCGCCATGGCCTCGACGGTCTTGCCCGCGACGATGCCGACACCGATGCCGGGGCCGATCGCTGCGAGGCCGTAACCGACCGTCGCGATGTTGCCGGTGAGTTCGGCGAGAACGGTGACTGAGTCCACGAGTGGGTCCTTTCAGTGGGGTGATCGTGTGAACGGGCGGGAGCCCGTGAGTAGTGGGGTCAGTGCTCCTCGGCGACGGCCAACTGGATGTAGACCGCAGCGAGGAGGGTGAAGATGTAGGCCTGCAGCACGGCGACCAGGAGCTCGAAGAGCGTGAAGGCGCCGCCGAAGGCGAAGGTCACGACCCCGAAGAGCTTGAAGCCCGGGTCGATCTGCGAGCTGAAGAGGAAGAACTGCGTGGCCGAGAAGCACAGCACCAGGAGCAGGTGCCCGACGATCATGTTCATCACGAGCCGCAGCGCGAGCGAGAGCGGACGGATGATGAACGTCTGCAGCAGCTCGATCGGCGTGAGGATGAAGTAGATCAGGAACGGGGCCCCGGGCGGGAACAGGGCGTTCTTGAAGAAGCCCATCCCCCGGTCCTTGATGCCGGCGTAGATGAAGGTGACGTACGCCACCAGGCCGAGGAAGAGCGGCATGCCGACGACCGAGGTTCCCGCGATGTTCAGGAACGGCACGATGCCGGTGAGGTTCATCGCGATGATCGCGAAGAAGATCGTCACCAGGATCGGCAGGAAGCGGCGCGCGTCCTTCTCGCCGAGGATGTCCTTCGCGATCGTCACGCGGACGAAGTCGAAGGCCATCTCCACGACGCTCTGGAAGCGGCCGGGGACGATACGCATCTTGCGCGTCCCCAGGTAGAAGAACAGCATCAGTGCGATGACCGCGATGAAGCGGACCAGCATGACGCGGTTGATCTCGAAAGGGGTTCCCTCGAAGAGGAAACCGGGCGGGAAGAACTCGGAGATCGACGGGGTGTGGAAGTCACTCTCACCGGTCGAGGACGAGACCAACAGGGTCACAGCGTTAGCAAACAGCGCTAGCTCCTGGAATTCGGGGCGTGGCACGTGGCAGACGAACGACGTGAATCGTTCGGACGCAACGCTCTCGCGACGACGAAAGGTGGGGTATTCCGCTCGGACGGCGTTCGCACTCGGCGGTCGACATCAACGATGAGACGACCTGAGGACGGGCACACGTCGCCTGCGGGGATTGGACCCTACTGTAGCAACAGAACGGCCTGAGAGCCGAATCGTGATCCTCTCAGACGGCACTCGGGCGGCGCTCATCGGGCGATGTCGCTGACGTTCGCCATCCGCGAGCGCGAGACGACGAGCACGTCGATCACGAGCGAGCCGAGGACCGCGGCGATGATCGTGACGAACATCGCGGTGCTGTTCAGCCAGGGCTGGTCGCGGAGGACGAGGGCCGCGATCACGAAGAGGACGAACTTGGCCAGCCAGGTGCCGAGCACCACGGCGAAGAAGCCGCCGATGTCCAGGCGGTTGGCGACCAGGATGCTCGCCGCCGTGAGCGCCACCATCACACCGCCGACGATCGCGCCGAGCAGGGCGCCCACGGCCCCCTCCCCGCCCGCGGCGAGGAAGCCGACGATCGTGCCGACGACCGCCAGGGCGAGCACGAAGACTCCGCCGACGGCGAGCGTGCGCCGCAGGACGGGGACCGAGGCGGGCTGGGGACGGGGGGTGGCCGGGGAGTCTCCGGTCATCATGCTTCTTTCTGCGCCGGACGCGGCGCTGTCGTGTTCTGTCCGAGCGGGACCTCGGCCGCGGTGCGGCCCGGCTCCGCCGAGGAGGCGCGGTCGAGGGGGTCGAGGACCGGGGACGCCTCCGCCGACTGCGCGGCCGCCTCGAGCCGCTTGCGGCGGCTGAGCGGCAGGAGCGTGACGACGGTGCAGACGACGAGGCCGACGGCGAGGAAGCCGAGCGGCACCCAGAGCACGTCGACGACGAACATCAGCAGGCAGCTGAAGGCGACGACGGCCGTCCAGGCGTAGAAGATGAGCACGGCGTGCAGGTGCGAGTGGCCCATGTCGAGCAGGCGGTGGTGCAGGTGCTTCCGGTCGGCGCTGAACGGCGACTTGCCCGCGCGCAGCCGGCGGAAGACGGCGAGACCGAAGTCCATCAGCGGCACGACGAGGATCGCGAACGGCAGGATGATCGGGATGAACGCCGGCAGCAGCTCCTTCGCCGCGAGCTGCGAGGGGTCGATCTGCCCGGTGACCGCGATCGCCGAGGTCGCCATCAGCATGCCGACGAGCAGCGCTCCGCCGTCGCCCATGAACATCTTCGCGGGCCGCCAGTTGATCGGCAGGAAGCCGGCGCACGCGCCGACGAGCACGACCGCGATGAGCGAGGCGAGGTTGAAGTAGTCGGTCGGCGACGTCTGCTGCACCAGCAGGTAGCTGTAGAGGAAGAAGACGCCGTTCGCGATCAGGGCGACGCCGGCGACGAGGCCGTCGAGGCCGTCGATGAAGTTGAGCGCGTTGGTGACCAGCACGATCGCGAGCACGGTGATGATCAGCGACATCCAGGGCGAGCCGACCGTGAGACCGCCGATCGGCAGCGAGACGATCTGGACGCCCTTCCAGGCGATCAGCCCGGCGGCGATCATCTGCCCGGCGAGCTTCGTCGTCCAGTCCAGGTCCCAGATGTCGTCCGCCACGCCGATCAGGACGATCAGCAGGCTCGCCCCGAGGATCGCGAGGATCGGCTCGGGATTCGCGAAGACCAGCCGGAAGTAGGGCAGCTGCGAGGCGATGCCGAAGCCGACGAGGATCCCGAGGAACATTGCGATGCCGCCGAGGCGCGGGGTCGGCCGGGTGTGCATGTCGCGCACCCGGATCGCCGGGTAGAGCCGGTACTTCAGGCTCAGCTTCCAGATGACCCAGGAGAGCCCGCAGGTCACGACCGCCACGGCGATCGAGACCAGGACGAAGGTGATCATCGGCTACTCACCCGGGGCGGGATCGGGGCGCGCGCTGCCGCTCGCCGCCGCCTCGTCCTGCAGGCGGGCGCGGGACGCCCAGTCCGGCCGCGCCGTGGGAGCGGGCTGCTCCTCGGCGACGGCGGGCTCGTCGTCCTCGATCGAGGGATCGCTGAGCTCGGTCGAGGCGTCGTAGGACGGGCTCGTCGCGGGGACCTCGGGCTCCTCGGCCGTGGCGACGCCGTCGAGGAGCAGGCCGCCCACGACCTCGCGGATGCTCTCGGCGGAGACGACGCCCTGGCGGAGGATCCGCAGGGTGCCGCCCTCGAAGCTGAGTGCCGTCGCGTCGACGATGGTGGAGGACTCGCTCGCGCCGGCGGGACGGTCGCTGTAGCGGCGGCCGGCGGCACCCGCGTCGAGGTAGACGTCGACGGAGTCGCCGAGCTGCTCGAACGCCTCCTGCGCCGTGGTCGCGGAGGGCTTGCCGGTGCGGTTCGCGGAGGAGACCGCGAGTGGCCCCGTCTCGGCCAGCAGCTCGAGGGTCACGGGATTGTCGGGCATGCGCAGGGCGACGGTGCCGCGGGTCTCCCCCAGGTCCCAGACGAGGGACGGCTGGGCGTGCAGCACGATCGTCAGCCCGCCGGGCCAGAAGGCCTTCGCGAGCTCGCGGACGGCCTCCGGGACGTTCTCCGCGAGGGCGTCGAGAGCGGCGACGTCGCCGATCAGCACGGGCGGCGGGGACTGCCGGGTGCGCCCCTTGGCGTCGAGCAGGCGCTGCACCGCGGCGGCGTCGAAGGCGTTCGCCGCGACCCCGTACACCGTGTCGGTCGGCAGGACGACGAGCTCGCCGCGGCCGATCGCCGTTCGCGCGAGCCGGGTGCCGGTCAGGAGGTCCGTGTCGACGGAGCAGTCGTAGATGCGAGACATAACGCGACAACGATACCGGGCAGCACCCTGACCGAGGCGATCCCGGGACTAACGTCGCCCCGCGCCGGACCCGATCGCGGGGACGGTCCGGTCGATCGCACGATGGACCGAGCTCGTGCGAGTGGAGTGGTGAGATCGGTGAGAGTGCTCTTCGACGCGTTCTGGTGGGTCAGCGGGCCGACGGCGAACCGGACGGTCCTGCGCGAGCTCGTGCTCCGCTGGCGGCGGGACCACCCGGGCGACGAGCTGATCATCGCGGTGCCCCGGCGCGAGGCGGCGGCGGCGCGGGCGGAGCCGGCGGCCTCCGGGCTCCGCGTGGTGGGCTCACGACTGCGCCCGCACGCCCTCAGCAACGCACTGGAGCTGCCGCGGCTGGCCCGCGCCGTCGCCGCCGATGTCGTCGTCGTGCACAACTACACGCCTGCCACCGGGTCCTGCCCGTCCGTCGTCTTCATCCACGACCTGGTGTTCGAGGACGAGCCCTCCTGGTTCAGCCGCGTCGAGCGGCTCTACTTCCGGCCGATGGCGCTGCTGGCGAGGCGGGCCACCGCGGTCGCGACATCGACCTCGACCGAGGCGGCGCGGATGGAGCGCCTGCATCCCGAGCTGGCCCCCGTGCACGCGATCGGGCTCGCGGTCGCCACGGAGCTGCTCGCCGCGACGCCCGTGCGACCGCCCTGCGTCGAGGAGTCGCTTCCGTTCGCGCTGAGCGTGGGCCGACTGAACGCGCGGAAGAACCTCGTCGCCGCCGTTCGGGGTGCGAGGGCGTCGGGCCGCATCCGCCCTTCCACGCCGCTGCTGGTGGTCGGCAGCGCTGAGCACTCCGGGGCCGGCACCGGGGTGCCGCCGTCGATCCGAGCGCTGGTGCTCGAGGGGTCGGTGGTCTTCGCGGGCCGGGTCTCGGACGGCGAGCTGCGCTGGCTGTACGAGCACGCCGCCGTCACGATCTACTGCTCGCTCGACGAGGGCTTCGGGCTCCCGCCGATCGAGGCGATCGCCTTCGGCTCGTCCCTCGTCGTGAGCGACCGGCCGGTCTTCCACGAGACCGTGCCGGGCGTGGCCGAGTTCGCCGATCCGCTCGATCCCTCCGCCATCGCCGCGGCGGTGGACCGCGCCTGGCACTCGCGGCGGAGTGGGGACGCCGACCGCGGGGCCGGAGCGCTCGACGGCGGACACTGCTGGAGCGCGACCGTCGGTCGCCTGCGCGGTCTCTGCGAGGACGCCGCGAAGCGCTGAGGGCACGCGAGCGCGCGATCCGCGCCGCCGGACGCGCCAGACGGATCGCCGCGGAACCGGCGCCCTACCGTGTTCCGGCGGCTCGCCTGCCGTCGTGATCCCGATCGGGAGGCCCCTTCCATGATCCGCCGCGTCGCTGCCCTGGTCGGGTCTCCGACGGCGCGCAGCTCCTCGAACGCCGCTCTCGAGCGCCTCGTCTCGCGCGGCGCGAGCGCGGTGGTCGGCCTCGTCGTCGCCGTCGCCGTCTCCCCCGCGGAGGCCGGCGTCTACGCAATGGCCTCCCTCGCGCTCACCCTCCTCCAGGAGGTCGGGGAGAACACCATGCGCCAGCTCGGTGTCGCGATGTGGCGGAGGGACGGCGGCGCGGAGCTCGTCCGGCGCTCGGCCGTGCTGATCTCCTGCGGCGGAGCAGCGGTCATGGCGGCGGTCGTCGGCACCCTGCTCGCGACGTCCGCCGCATCACCCGCCCAGACCCTGGCCCTCCTGCCGTTCGTCGCCGTCGCGGCGCTCCAGGGCGCGAGCATCCCGGCGCTGACCCGCGCCCAGTACGACGGGCGCTGGGCCTCGATCTCGCGCAGCCAGGCCGTCGGCAGCGTCGTCTCGGTCGTCGTGTGCGTCCCGCTCGCCCCCGTCGTCGGCATCGCGGCCGGCTCGCTGCAGACCTGCATCACCGAGGGGATCCTCCTCCTGCTGCTGAGGAGGACCGGGACGACGCCCGTCCCGGATCTGCCTCGGCGGCCGGTCCTCCGCGACCTCGTGCTGCCGTCTGTGCAGAGCAACTTCTTCGGCTGGCTGCAGGGCCAGACCGAGCGGATCCTGGTCACGGTCCTCGCCGGCGCCACGACGCTCGGCCTCTACTCGATCGCGAGTCAGGTCGCCCGCGCTGTCACGGACGCCGTCGTCCTCGGGCTCACCAACGTGCTCCGGTCGCGGCTGGCGACGGCGGGCACCGAGGCGGAGCGCTGTGCGGTCCTGCGCTCGATCCTGTCGCAGGCGATCGGCGCCGCTCTGACCGTCGAGACGACCATGGTCGCGATCGATCTCCTCGTGCTCGGTCGGATCCTCGAGCCGTCCTGGCATCCGGCGCTGCTGATCGTGCCGGTCCTCGCGATCTCGTCCGTCCCGCTGGCCTGCACCTGGTGCGTGTCCTCCTTCCTGATCGTCCAGGGGCGGGCGGGCGTCCTCCTGCCCTGGCACTGGGTCGGAGTCGGACTGGGGATCGGCGTCGGAGTCACCCTCGCCCAGGACCTGCTCCTCGGCGCCTCCTCGGCCGTCGCGCGGGACGCCGTCGCCCTCGCAGGCCGACTCCCCTTCGTCGCGCGGGACGTCGGCCGTCCTTTCCTCCTCGGCATCGCGATCTGCAGCGCGATCGGCGCCGCCATCGGAGCGGTCGGCTTCGGCGTCGCGCTCCTGCAGTACCGGTGAGCGACGGATGCCCAGTCCGCGGACCCCTCGACCCTGAACCCCGAAGGAAGCCCCATGGCCGCACCCCCGGCTCCTCCCGTCCCCCGGTCGGTCCCGCGACGATCGACCACGGGCTGGTACCTCGCCCTGCTCGTCCTGCTCCTCGGCGGAGCGGTCTTCTGGATCGTGACCGGCGACGTCCGGGTCCCGCTGCTCGCGGCCGGCGCCGCGATCGTGCTGGTCGTCGCTCGGATCCTGTCTCCGGCCGCCGCGGCGATCCTCCTGGTCGTCCTCTACGCGGCGGTCCCCTTCGACTACCTCCCGGCACCGCTGCCCCTCCCGGTGCTCAGTCCCCTCATCCTGCTCGCGGCGCTCCTCGCCGTCGCGACCGGAGCACCCCCGCCCCCGTGGCTCCGTGGGATCGCGCTGCTGCCGGCGTTCACCTTCGCGCTGTACGCCCTGCTGATCCCGATCCTGCGGCCGCACGGGCAGCTGGCGACCGTTCTCGCCACGACCGCCGTGCTGATCCTCGCTCTGATCGCGATACCGCTCCGCATGAGCGACCCCTCCGTCTTCGGACCGCTGACAGCCGCGCTCCTCCTGGTCGCCACCGTCCTGGCCCTGCTCGGGATGGTGGAGTCCGCGACGCAGTCGAACGCCTACGCCGAGATCTACGCCTCGTCCCCCTACCCGCTGACGCAGGAGTGGAGCGTCTACCGCATCCTGACGACGCTGGGTCACCCGCTCGTCAACAGCACGTTCTTCGCGTCGGTCGGCTCGCTCGCCTTCGGCCTCTTCCTCCGGGGGCGCCGCCCGGGCGCTCTCCTCGCCTTCGCGGCCTGCTGCACCGCCGTGCTGCTCACCGGCTCCCGCAGCGGAGTGGCGGCGATCGGCACCGGAATGGCGATCGCCGGTGGCCTCACCGTCCTCCGGCTGACGGGGAGCCGCTTCGTCCGGCTCGCTCTCGTCGTCGTGCCGTTCGCCGTGATCGTGGCGATCGTCGGGCCGGAGGCACTCGACGCGCGGTCCTCCAGCGAGGAGGGAAGAGTCTCCGCCGAGGTCCGCGACCTCGTCCTGCGGATCGCACTGAGACTGCTGCCCACGGAATCGGGGATCTTCGGGTCGGGGGGCGGCCTCTCGAGCACCGTCTTCGAGGAGAACGGCGGACGGCACTACGCGCTCGAGAGCAGTCTCTGGCAGCTGGTCCTCAGCTACGGCCTCATCGGTGCGGTCCTGCTGCTCGGCCATCTGCTGATCGTGCTCCTGCGCTCGATCGCCCGTGGCGCGATCGCCGGTCCCGCAATGCTGGTCGCCTGGGTGGTCTCCGCCTCCGCCTTCAACCTCCTCGAGTCCGTACCGGCCGCACTGATCGTCCCGGCCACCGCGATCCTGCTCACCCTCTCCGAGGCGCGATGGGGGACGGAGGGCCTCGGAGCGGTCGAGGCGACCCGGGGCGGAGAGCCCGCCGCCACGCATGCCGCGCCAGCCGCAGAGGAGAGAGCGCCGCGCGACGCCGACCGCCGAGCGGTCTTGCTAGCGTCCTGCGCGCTGCGGGACACCGAGTCCTCGGCCGCCCCGAGGAGTGCATCATGGAATCGACACGTCGCTGGCTGGTCGCCACGACCGAGTACGCAGGGCTCACGCCCTACACCGGAGGGATCGGCCGCGGCTTCGCCTCGCTGCTGCCGGCGCTCGTGCGAGCGGGGGCGCAGGTCGATCTCGTCGTCTTCCACTGCGACCCCCCTCTCGTGGACTTCGACCCTGAGGGCGTCCGGGTCCTCGAGTACGTCCGCCTGCGGCGCCGGCCGGCCGTCGGGCAGCTCCTCCGCAGGGCACTCCACCTGCGGGCCCTCGTGCTCCGCTCCCGCTACGACGTGGTCTTCCTCGCCGAGTGGGAGGGGATCGGGGCGCTGCTCCCCCGGCGAGCACCGCTCGTGACCAACCTCGCGACCGGATTCCGCATCGCGGACTGGATCGCCGGCCCGGCGACGCGAGGGCGCACGCTGCGCACGCGACTCGTCATCGGCCTGCAGAAGCGCTTCGAGACGCGCCAGATGACGCGGTCGAGGGGGCTCGTGCCGATCTCGCGTGCGGTCCGGGACTGGTATGCGGCCCGAATCCCGGCGCTCCCGCCCTCGGTCGTGGTGCGCAACTGCATCGACGTGCCTTCCGTGCGAACGAGCGCGCGGACCAGCGACCTCCCGGACGGCTGGCCGACGGGATCCGGCCCCGTGGTCCTCTTCCTCAGCCGCATCGAGCGGCGGAAGGGCGTCCTGACCGCGATGCAGGCCTTCGACGACCTGGCGCGAGCCCGTCCGGACGTCTCCTTCGTCTTCGCGGGGTCGTTCTGCTTCCTCGAGCCGACCAGAGAGGAGCTGCTCGCCCTGGTCGCCGACGAGCACCACGACCGCTTCACCTTCCTCGGCCACGTCGGCGGCGGGGAGGTCTACGCCGCGATCCGGGCCGCCACCGTCGTGACCTGCCCGTCGCGCTGGGAGGGCTTCGGCAACGCCGCGCTCGAGGTCAAGGCCGTCGGCACGCCGCTCGTCGTGACCACCGGGAGCGGCTTCGACGACTTCTGCGAGGACGAACTGGATGCGCTGATGGTGCCGCGCGACGACCGCGTCGCCCTGGCCGCTGCGATCGCGCGCCTGCTCGACGAGCCCGAGCTGCGGGAGCGGCTGACCGAGCACGCGTCGAGCGGGATCGACGCGTTCACCGCGGACGCGGTGGCACCCGACCTCCTCGCGGCCGCGGAGCGGCTGCTCGGGCGGGACCACCGGCCCGCCGCCGAACCCCGCGTGGCGGACGAGCGTCGATGATCCGCGACCGCGCACCGCGCTCGATCACGATCGGCGTCCCGGTCTACGACGTCTCCGCCTACGTCGAGCGCTGCCTCTCCTCCCTCTGGGCGCTCACCGTCCCCTCCGTCTGCTCGGTGCAGGTGATCGTGGTCGACGACGGGAGCCCTGACGACTCGATGGCGAAGGTGTCGGCCGCGATCGCGCACGCACCGCCGGCGTTCTCGATCGAGATCGTCAGACACGAGAGCAACCGCGGGCTGGCCGAGGCGCGGAACACGATCCTGGAGCACGCCACCGGAGAGGCGCTCTGGTTCGTCGACTCGGACGACCACGTCCATCCGGACATGCTCGCCGCGATGGTCGCCTCGATGTCGGCCGAGGTGGACGTCGTCGTCACCGGCCTGCGCGCGATCGGGGAGTCGGGCGAGCGGCTCGACGCCGCTCCGATGCCCTATACCGGGCCCCAGCTCTGGACGGGCGGCGACGCCGCGGTCGAGCTCTTCGAGTTCCGCCTGTGGGCCTCGCTCTGGAACAAGCTCGTCCGGCGGGAGCTCTACGACGGCCTCCGCTTCCCCGGCTCCCGCTGCTACGAGGACACCGCGCTGATGGCCGTCCTGCTCGCCCGGGCGCGGTTGGTCGCGTTCCTCGATCGCGAGCTCTACGTCTACTCCGTCCGGCCGGGGGCGATCACGGACGGCCTGAGCGTCGACCTCCTCGATCTGTCGAGGAACGTCCGTCACGTCGTCGGACTGCTCGAGAGCGAGTTCCCGCTCCTCGCCGCGCTCCCCTCCGTCGCCGCCTACACGGCGCGGGCCGCGCATCTGGCCCCGCTGCGTCTCGTGGCGCTGCACCCCGCGGCGGTCGACGTCGGACGGACGATCGAGCGCGAGGTCTCCGCCGACATCCGCCCGGCCGACGTCCTCCGCGTGGCCCGCGGCGGGCACCCCGCGGTCGCCGTCGCCCTCGCGGTCATCAGGGTGTCGCCGTCCGCCTACGTGGCGCTGCTCCGCCTCGCCACGACGACGCGCGTCCTGCGCCGATTCCGGCGCGTCTGAAGCGGCCGAGGCGGCACTGCGCGCCACTCGGCCGACGTCGAGGGCCCCGCCCGCAGGAGCCCGCCGGCGCGCGGATAGGGTCCCCGCCATGCCTAGATCCCTCGCCGTCCTCGGCACGCGCGGCTATCCCAGCTACTACGGCGGCTTCGAGACCGCCGTCCGCCGGCTCGCCCCCCACCTCGTCGACGCGGGCTGGGACGTCACCGTCTACGGGCGCCCCGGAGCGACCGTCGACGACGCGCCCGACCGGGACCACCGCGTCCGCACCGTCGTCACCTCGGGCCGGGACACGCGCTCCCTGAGCACGCTGAGCCACGGGCTGAGCGCGACCAGGGACGCGGTGCGGCGTGCGCCCGATGTGGCGCTGGTGATGAACGCGGCGAACGGGCTCTTCCTGCCGCTGCTGGAGTTCGCCGGCATTCCGACCCTCGTCAACGTCGACGGCATGGAGTGGGAGCGGGAGAAGTGGGGACCGCTGGCCCGGTCCGTCTTCCGTGCCGGTGCGCGGATGACCGCGAGGCACGCCACCGAGCTGGCCTTCGACGCCCGCGAGATCGCCCGCCGATGGGGCTTCGACTTCCAGCGGGACGGCGTCCTCCTCCCCTACGGCGGCGACGTCCCGCCCGCCCTGCCCGTGGAGCCCGGACTGCAGCACCGGTCGTACGCCCTGATGGTGGCCCGACTCGTTCCGGAGAACACCGTTCAGGAGTTCTTCGCCGCCGCTCCCGAGATCGCCCGGACGCACGACGTGGTCATCGTCGGATCCTCCGGCTACGGGGGCGCGCTCGACCACCAGGCGGCCCACCTCGCGGCGTCGCACGAGCGCATCCACCACCTCGGCCACCTCAGCGACGACGCCCGGCTCTTCGCCCTCTGGCAGCATGCGGGCGCCTGCTTCCACGGTCACAGCGTCGGCGGCACCAATCCGGCGCTGGTTCAGGCGATGGCCTGCGGCGCCCCGATCGTCGCCCGGGACACCGTCTACAACCGCGAGGTCCTCGGCGAGCGCGGCGTGTTCGTCGAGCCGGACGCCGCGTCGATCGCCGCCGCGGTCCGCCGGATGCTCCACTCTCCCGACCAGCAGAACGCGACCGGCGCGGACGCCCTGGAGCGCGCCCGAGAGCACTACTCCTGGGAGGCCGTGTGCTCCGGCTACGAGCGGACCCTCGCCGCGCTCGCCGACGGCGCCCGGAGACCGTCCTCCCGACCGCTGCAGGCGCAGCGGTGAGGCCGTCCGTCCGCAACGTCGTCGAGGAACGCCGACCTGCGGTGCCGGCGCCGCGCCGCGCGCTCGTCGTCGCGAGTCCGTACCCCGAGGGGGCGGCGAGAGCGCTGATCGCCGGTGCTGCGGCTCGAGGCGTCCTGGCCGGGGAGATCGTGCCCCGGACGGGACTGGTCGCTCGCGCCGCCTCGATCCCCCTCCCCTCCGCGGCAGCCCGCACGCCGTTCGCGAGGCGGATGCGCGAGCTCCGGGACCGGTACGCGTCGTGCCCCGCGCACCGGGTCGAGCGGGTGTCGCACCTGGCGGAGCTCGTGCTCCGAGCGGGGCGCCGGCTGCCCTCGCCCGGCCTCGTGCTGAGGTCGTCCTACCTGTCCAAGATCTTCTTCGATCGGGCGGCGGCGTCCGTCGACCTCGCCGACGACCGGGTCGTGCTCGGCTTCCCGGGCGCCTGCCTCGCGCTCTTCCGCGCCCATCCCGACGCCCGGCGGGTCTTCCACGCCGTCGACGCGCACCCGCGCGCGCACAATCGCGAGCTCCTCCGGCACTTCTCCCGCCGCCGGAGCCGGGCCGAGCGCTACCCCGCGCGCCTGGTCCGGCGGATCGAGAAGGAGCTACGGCTGGCAGACGTCGTCCTCACCCCGTCGACGATCGTCTCGGAGCAGATGGCCCGGTACGGCGTCGACCGCTCGAAGATCGTCGAGATCCCCTACGGCGTGAGCCTGGCGGGATTCACGCCCGAGGGGCCGACCGTCGAGAGAGACCCGGAGCGGCCGCGGCTCGTCTGCGCGGCGCACGTCTCCTGCCGGAAGGGCATCCCCCAGCTCCTCGACGCCGTCCGAGGACTGCCGGTGGACCTCGTCCTGGTCGGTGGGGTCTTCGATCGGCGGATCCTCCACGGCGTTCCGTCGAACGTGATCGTCACCGGGCCGCTGTCCGCGGACGAGCTCGCGCGTGAGTTCCGGACGGCTGACGCGTTCATCCTCCCGACCCTGGAGGACGCCTGCTCGCTGGTCGTCGCCGAGGCGGCGGCCTCCGGGCTCCCGGTGATCACGACCGCCGCCAACGGCGCCGCCGCCCTCCTCGATCCGGTGCACGGCACGGTCCTGCCCTCCGGAGACGTCGACGCGCTCAGGAAGGTGCTCGGTCGAGTGCAGCTGCTCGAGCGTGCGACACGGATGGCGATCTCCGATCGGGTGCGCTCCTCAGCGACGGCGATCACGGACTGGAGCACCTATGCGGAGCGGGTGCTCGACGTCGTCCTCGCCGAGGAGCGCGCCCTCGGTGTTCAGAATCCAGGCGGCGCGACGTCGCGAAAGGCGCGAAACTGACAGACTCTCGTCCATACACGAGACATGCTCGTTTTCTCGTATACGATGTCGTTCCTGTCCTCCTGCGCGAGAAGACCCTGCCGAGATCGGCGGTCCGCCCCGCGCTCCCGCCCTGACCGAAGAAGAGACCACCGCCATGCTCCGACGCCTCGACGGCACCGCACCCAGAGTCATCGCC
Coding sequences:
- a CDS encoding ATP synthase F0 subunit C yields the protein MDSVTVLAELTGNIATVGYGLAAIGPGIGVGIVAGKTVEAMARQPEMAGRLQTTMFLGIAFTEVLALIGLATYFIFAA
- the atpB gene encoding F0F1 ATP synthase subunit A is translated as MTLLVSSSTGESDFHTPSISEFFPPGFLFEGTPFEINRVMLVRFIAVIALMLFFYLGTRKMRIVPGRFQSVVEMAFDFVRVTIAKDILGEKDARRFLPILVTIFFAIIAMNLTGIVPFLNIAGTSVVGMPLFLGLVAYVTFIYAGIKDRGMGFFKNALFPPGAPFLIYFILTPIELLQTFIIRPLSLALRLVMNMIVGHLLLVLCFSATQFFLFSSQIDPGFKLFGVVTFAFGGAFTLFELLVAVLQAYIFTLLAAVYIQLAVAEEH
- a CDS encoding MraY family glycosyltransferase, which encodes MITFVLVSIAVAVVTCGLSWVIWKLSLKYRLYPAIRVRDMHTRPTPRLGGIAMFLGILVGFGIASQLPYFRLVFANPEPILAILGASLLIVLIGVADDIWDLDWTTKLAGQMIAAGLIAWKGVQIVSLPIGGLTVGSPWMSLIITVLAIVLVTNALNFIDGLDGLVAGVALIANGVFFLYSYLLVQQTSPTDYFNLASLIAVVLVGACAGFLPINWRPAKMFMGDGGALLVGMLMATSAIAVTGQIDPSQLAAKELLPAFIPIILPFAILVVPLMDFGLAVFRRLRAGKSPFSADRKHLHHRLLDMGHSHLHAVLIFYAWTAVVAFSCLLMFVVDVLWVPLGFLAVGLVVCTVVTLLPLSRRKRLEAAAQSAEASPVLDPLDRASSAEPGRTAAEVPLGQNTTAPRPAQKEA
- a CDS encoding L-threonylcarbamoyladenylate synthase is translated as MSRIYDCSVDTDLLTGTRLARTAIGRGELVVLPTDTVYGVAANAFDAAAVQRLLDAKGRTRQSPPPVLIGDVAALDALAENVPEAVRELAKAFWPGGLTIVLHAQPSLVWDLGETRGTVALRMPDNPVTLELLAETGPLAVSSANRTGKPSATTAQEAFEQLGDSVDVYLDAGAAGRRYSDRPAGASESSTIVDATALSFEGGTLRILRQGVVSAESIREVVGGLLLDGVATAEEPEVPATSPSYDASTELSDPSIEDDEPAVAEEQPAPTARPDWASRARLQDEAAASGSARPDPAPGE
- a CDS encoding glycosyltransferase family 1 protein; this encodes MRVLFDAFWWVSGPTANRTVLRELVLRWRRDHPGDELIIAVPRREAAAARAEPAASGLRVVGSRLRPHALSNALELPRLARAVAADVVVVHNYTPATGSCPSVVFIHDLVFEDEPSWFSRVERLYFRPMALLARRATAVATSTSTEAARMERLHPELAPVHAIGLAVATELLAATPVRPPCVEESLPFALSVGRLNARKNLVAAVRGARASGRIRPSTPLLVVGSAEHSGAGTGVPPSIRALVLEGSVVFAGRVSDGELRWLYEHAAVTIYCSLDEGFGLPPIEAIAFGSSLVVSDRPVFHETVPGVAEFADPLDPSAIAAAVDRAWHSRRSGDADRGAGALDGGHCWSATVGRLRGLCEDAAKR
- a CDS encoding oligosaccharide flippase family protein; the protein is MIRRVAALVGSPTARSSSNAALERLVSRGASAVVGLVVAVAVSPAEAGVYAMASLALTLLQEVGENTMRQLGVAMWRRDGGAELVRRSAVLISCGGAAVMAAVVGTLLATSAASPAQTLALLPFVAVAALQGASIPALTRAQYDGRWASISRSQAVGSVVSVVVCVPLAPVVGIAAGSLQTCITEGILLLLLRRTGTTPVPDLPRRPVLRDLVLPSVQSNFFGWLQGQTERILVTVLAGATTLGLYSIASQVARAVTDAVVLGLTNVLRSRLATAGTEAERCAVLRSILSQAIGAALTVETTMVAIDLLVLGRILEPSWHPALLIVPVLAISSVPLACTWCVSSFLIVQGRAGVLLPWHWVGVGLGIGVGVTLAQDLLLGASSAVARDAVALAGRLPFVARDVGRPFLLGIAICSAIGAAIGAVGFGVALLQYR
- a CDS encoding glycosyltransferase family 4 protein; this encodes MLRSRYDVVFLAEWEGIGALLPRRAPLVTNLATGFRIADWIAGPATRGRTLRTRLVIGLQKRFETRQMTRSRGLVPISRAVRDWYAARIPALPPSVVVRNCIDVPSVRTSARTSDLPDGWPTGSGPVVLFLSRIERRKGVLTAMQAFDDLARARPDVSFVFAGSFCFLEPTREELLALVADEHHDRFTFLGHVGGGEVYAAIRAATVVTCPSRWEGFGNAALEVKAVGTPLVVTTGSGFDDFCEDELDALMVPRDDRVALAAAIARLLDEPELRERLTEHASSGIDAFTADAVAPDLLAAAERLLGRDHRPAAEPRVADERR